Proteins co-encoded in one Dendropsophus ebraccatus isolate aDenEbr1 chromosome 9, aDenEbr1.pat, whole genome shotgun sequence genomic window:
- the LOC138801769 gene encoding uncharacterized protein: protein MDLPGTLTSPGVPKPPNTKPPSALPSPSPPQPRYMEPPSPGPLRPSNTDSPSTLPSPGPPQPPNTNPSIAFPIPLTQTLSAPFPAQTRPSPLRRTLSTPFPAPLGALPSPNPPQLPNVDLSGALSGPDPPQHPNKDPPGSLPRPGPHRPLNMDPPIALPSPRPSTRTLTSPFPPHPPYADPPSTFPSTGLPQPSNTDPPVAPNSGLSQPVYFIDLAF, encoded by the coding sequence ATGGACCTCCCTGGCACCCTTACTAGCCCAGGTGTACCCAAGCCCCCTAACACTAAGCCTCCTTCTGCCCTTCCCAGCCCAAGTCCACCCCAGCCCCGTTACATGGAGCCTCCCAGTCCAGGCCCACTTCGACCCAGTAACACGGATTCTCCCAgtacccttcccagcccaggcccgccccaacCCCCTAACACGAACCCTTCCATCGCCTTTCCCATCCCCCTAACGCAGACCCTTTCAGCTCCCTTCCCAGCCCAGACACGCCCCAGCCCCCTAAGGCGGACCCTCTCGACACCCTTCCCTGCCCCTCTtggtgcccttcccagcccaaaCCCGCCACAGCTCCCTAACGTGGATCTTTCTGGTGCCCTTTCAGGCCCAGACCCTCCCCAGCACCCTAACAAAGACCCTCCCGGCTCTCTTCCCAGACCAGGCCCACACCGGCCCCTTAACATGGACCCTCCCATCGCCCTTCCTAGCCCAAGGCCATCAACGCGGACCCTCACGTCACCCTTCCCACCCCATCCACCTTACGCGGATCCTCCCAGCACTTTTCCCAGCACAGGCCTGCCCCAGCCCTCTAACACGGACCCTCCTGTCGCCCCCAACTCAGGCTTGTCTCAGCCTGTTTACTTTATTGATCTGGCTTTCTAA